From one Catenuloplanes nepalensis genomic stretch:
- a CDS encoding AraC family transcriptional regulator, translated as MDVISEAVEDLRIGQVYGRRAEVPATFAGRFEACDGVGFHVLLRGEGWLMSEDAAPMRMRAGDVAVVPHGAAHGFGPDPCALAALPPAPTGFQDAPPEPMPVDMICGIYRLERGGSIHPFLRSLPGLLLIASDARMAALAALLTEDLDRPREGMLVNQRALVDLVLVHALRLWHAEHRATDPAWDALTDPGIAAALREIHDSPEAPWTVDRLSRTAGMSRTAFTRRFTALVGEPPMAYLIGRRLHRGAQLLRETDAPLAAIARRVGYATEFAFAGAFRREFGVAPGRFRRLTEPLLLRDAG; from the coding sequence GTGGACGTGATCAGCGAGGCGGTCGAGGACCTGCGGATCGGCCAGGTCTACGGGCGCCGGGCCGAGGTGCCGGCCACGTTCGCCGGCCGGTTCGAGGCCTGCGACGGCGTCGGGTTCCACGTGCTGCTGCGCGGCGAGGGCTGGCTGATGTCGGAGGACGCCGCGCCGATGCGCATGCGCGCCGGTGACGTCGCGGTGGTCCCGCACGGCGCCGCGCACGGGTTCGGCCCGGACCCGTGCGCGCTGGCCGCGCTGCCGCCCGCACCGACCGGCTTTCAGGACGCGCCGCCCGAGCCGATGCCGGTGGACATGATCTGCGGCATCTACCGGCTGGAGCGCGGCGGCAGCATCCACCCTTTCCTGCGCTCGCTGCCGGGCCTGCTGCTGATCGCGTCGGATGCCCGGATGGCCGCGCTGGCCGCGCTGCTCACCGAGGACCTGGACCGGCCGCGGGAGGGCATGCTCGTCAACCAGCGCGCGCTGGTCGACCTGGTGCTGGTGCACGCGCTGCGGCTCTGGCACGCGGAGCACCGGGCTACGGACCCGGCCTGGGACGCGCTGACCGACCCGGGGATCGCGGCGGCGCTCCGCGAGATCCATGACAGCCCGGAGGCGCCGTGGACCGTGGACCGGCTCAGCCGCACGGCCGGGATGTCGCGGACCGCGTTCACCCGGCGGTTCACCGCGCTGGTCGGCGAGCCGCCGATGGCGTACCTGATCGGCCGGCGTCTGCACCGGGGCGCCCAGCTGCTGCGCGAGACGGACGCGCCGCTGGCCGCGATAGCCCGGCGGGTCGGCTACGCCACCGAGTTCGCGTTCGCCGGTGCGTTCCGCCGCGAGTTCGGCGTGGCCCCCGGCCGCTTCCGCCGCCTCACCGAACCGCTCCTCCTGCGCGACGCCGGCTAG
- a CDS encoding biotin-dependent carboxyltransferase family protein, protein MSEPASGSSVPRSRSPETGSGVRLEVIRAGVRTTVQDLGRPGLAHLGVPRSGALDAGALRRANRLAGNPPGAAGLEITLGGLRARVTRATTLAVTGAPCPITVDRRPADPGLPLAVRAGAVIDIGRATAGLRAYLAVGGGLTVPPVLGSRSTDTLSGLGPDPVRDGDVLPVGPATALPPGVDVAPHPPPRGTLRLRVWPGPRDDWFTGDAWRTLLSAEYRVSTQTDRVGARLTGPVLTRAIDGELPSEGLVLGAIQVPADGQPLIFLADHPTTGGYPVIGVVDPSDVDLLAQARPGTTLHFTPAPP, encoded by the coding sequence ATGAGCGAGCCCGCGAGTGGGTCATCGGTTCCGCGAAGCCGCAGCCCGGAGACGGGATCCGGCGTGCGCCTGGAGGTCATCCGGGCCGGGGTGCGGACCACCGTGCAGGACCTCGGCCGGCCCGGCCTCGCACATCTCGGCGTGCCCCGCTCCGGCGCGCTCGACGCGGGCGCGCTGCGCCGGGCCAACCGGCTGGCCGGCAACCCGCCCGGCGCGGCCGGCCTGGAGATCACGCTCGGCGGCCTGCGGGCGCGCGTGACCCGGGCGACGACGCTCGCGGTCACCGGCGCGCCCTGCCCGATCACGGTCGACCGCCGGCCGGCCGATCCGGGCCTGCCGCTGGCGGTCCGCGCGGGTGCCGTGATCGACATCGGCCGCGCGACCGCCGGTCTGCGCGCCTACCTGGCCGTGGGCGGCGGTCTCACGGTCCCGCCGGTGCTCGGCAGCCGGTCCACGGACACGCTCTCCGGCCTCGGCCCGGACCCGGTCCGCGACGGCGACGTGCTGCCGGTCGGCCCGGCCACCGCGCTGCCGCCGGGCGTGGACGTGGCACCCCATCCCCCGCCGCGCGGCACGCTGCGCCTGCGCGTCTGGCCCGGGCCGCGCGACGACTGGTTCACCGGCGACGCGTGGCGGACGCTGCTGAGCGCGGAGTACCGGGTGTCGACGCAGACCGACCGGGTCGGCGCGCGCCTGACCGGCCCGGTGCTGACCCGCGCGATCGACGGCGAGCTGCCCAGCGAAGGGCTGGTGCTCGGCGCGATCCAGGTGCCGGCGGACGGCCAGCCGTTGATCTTCCTGGCCGACCACCCCACCACCGGCGGCTACCCGGTGATCGGCGTGGTGGACCCGTCGGACGTGGACCTCCTGGCCCAGGCCCGCCCCGGCACGACGCTCCACTTCACCCCGGCCCCACCGTGA
- a CDS encoding 5-oxoprolinase subunit B family protein, with the protein MRARRAGPSAILIELPGDDAVSAAYELLTGLRERGELTAAEIVPAARTVLLDGVPDPDRVFRLLPGDATPTPPGTEGNTQITITTRYDGEDLDDVARLWGTDRAGVIAIHTGTEFRVAFCGFAPGFAYLTGLGPHHHVPRRATPRTRVPAGTVALAGPYSGVYPTASPGGWQLIGRTRETLFDLDNDPPALLTPGTVVRFAEEP; encoded by the coding sequence ATGCGCGCGCGTCGAGCCGGACCGTCGGCCATCCTGATCGAACTCCCCGGCGACGACGCGGTTTCGGCCGCATACGAGCTGCTCACCGGCCTGCGTGAGCGCGGCGAGCTGACCGCGGCGGAGATCGTCCCGGCCGCGCGCACCGTGCTCCTCGACGGCGTCCCCGACCCGGACCGGGTGTTCCGGCTGCTGCCCGGCGACGCGACACCGACGCCTCCCGGCACCGAGGGCAACACCCAGATCACGATCACCACGCGGTACGACGGGGAGGACCTGGACGATGTCGCGCGGCTCTGGGGCACGGACCGGGCCGGCGTGATCGCGATACACACCGGCACCGAGTTCCGCGTGGCGTTCTGCGGGTTCGCGCCCGGCTTCGCCTACCTCACCGGCCTCGGGCCGCACCATCACGTGCCGCGCCGCGCGACGCCGCGCACCCGCGTGCCGGCCGGGACCGTGGCGCTCGCCGGGCCGTACAGCGGCGTCTACCCCACGGCGTCGCCGGGCGGCTGGCAGCTGATCGGCCGTACCCGGGAAACGCTCTTCGATCTTGATAATGACCCGCCGGCGCTGCTCACGCCCGGGACCGTCGTCCGTTTCGCCGAGGAGCCATGA
- a CDS encoding MFS transporter, whose translation MTTRNPKEARRVIIASLVGTSLEWYDFFLYASAAALVFGKLFFPTFEPLTATLLAFTTYAVGFVARPLGGIVFGHFGDRTGRKGVLVATLVLMGGATFLIGLLPTYATIGVAAPVLLVFLRFLQGLGLGGEWGGAVVMSLEHGDPARRGLSASWPQVGVPAGNLLASGVLWLLSATLSEAAFLGWGWRIPFLLSGLLVLVGLWIRVSVTESPAFAAVEAHGAKARLPLVEVLRRHPRGLLVAMAARIGTDVAFYTFSLYVLTYVTGTVGLPRTVALTGVLVASALQLLLIPLAGALSDRFGRRPVYAVGAVLGAAWAFAFFPLLDTGNTLVIVLTVVVALATHAIMYGPQAAFVAELFSTRLRYSGASMGYQIAGIFGGALAPIIAIALVRSTGSAFAVSVYVAAALLLTLVALAFAPETSRLSTLDDETPAPAPRLTPAS comes from the coding sequence ATGACGACCCGGAACCCCAAGGAAGCCCGACGCGTCATCATCGCCAGCCTGGTCGGCACCTCCCTGGAGTGGTACGACTTCTTTCTCTACGCCTCCGCCGCCGCGCTCGTCTTCGGCAAGCTGTTCTTCCCGACGTTCGAGCCGCTCACCGCCACGCTGCTCGCCTTCACGACGTACGCGGTGGGCTTCGTCGCCCGACCGCTCGGCGGCATCGTCTTCGGTCACTTCGGCGACCGGACCGGCCGCAAGGGGGTGCTGGTCGCCACGCTGGTGCTGATGGGCGGCGCCACGTTTCTCATCGGGCTGCTGCCGACCTACGCCACCATCGGCGTCGCCGCGCCGGTCCTCCTGGTGTTCCTGCGATTCCTGCAGGGCCTCGGGCTCGGCGGCGAGTGGGGCGGCGCGGTCGTGATGTCGCTGGAGCACGGCGACCCGGCCCGCCGCGGCCTCTCCGCGTCCTGGCCGCAGGTCGGCGTGCCGGCCGGCAACCTGCTCGCGTCCGGCGTGCTCTGGCTGCTCTCCGCCACGCTGTCCGAGGCGGCGTTCCTCGGCTGGGGCTGGCGCATCCCGTTCCTGCTGTCCGGCCTGCTCGTGCTGGTCGGCCTGTGGATCCGCGTCTCGGTCACCGAGTCGCCCGCGTTCGCCGCGGTCGAGGCGCACGGCGCGAAGGCCCGCCTGCCGCTGGTCGAGGTGCTCCGCCGGCACCCGCGCGGCCTGCTCGTCGCGATGGCCGCGCGGATCGGCACCGATGTCGCGTTCTACACGTTCAGCCTGTACGTGCTCACCTACGTCACCGGCACGGTCGGCCTGCCGCGCACGGTCGCGCTGACCGGCGTGCTGGTCGCGTCCGCCCTGCAACTGCTGCTCATCCCGCTGGCCGGTGCGCTTTCCGACCGGTTCGGCCGCCGCCCGGTCTACGCGGTGGGCGCGGTCCTCGGCGCGGCCTGGGCGTTCGCGTTCTTCCCGCTGCTGGACACCGGGAACACGCTGGTCATCGTGCTGACCGTGGTGGTCGCGCTGGCCACGCACGCGATCATGTACGGCCCGCAGGCAGCGTTCGTCGCCGAGCTGTTCTCCACCCGGCTGCGCTACTCCGGTGCGTCGATGGGCTATCAGATCGCCGGCATCTTCGGCGGTGCGCTCGCCCCGATCATCGCGATCGCGCTGGTCCGGTCCACCGGCAGCGCGTTCGCGGTCTCGGTCTACGTCGCGGCCGCGCTGCTCCTCACGCTCGTCGCGCTCGCCTTCGCCCCGGAGACCTCCCGCCTGTCCACGCTGGACGACGAGACGCCCGCGCCCGCTCCTCGCCTGACCCCGGCGTCGTGA
- a CDS encoding ABC transporter ATP-binding protein — MVSRLRAEGLTLAYDARTVATGLSVEIPDNSFTVIVGPNACGKSTLLRALSRMLKPKTGTVLLDGRGIGSYPAKEVARRLGLLPQTSIAPDGITVADLVGRGRFPHQRLLRQWSREDERVVAEAMAATGVSELSGRVVDELSGGQRQRVWLAMALAQQTDILLLDEPTTFLDITHQIEVLDLCADLQEAGRTMVAVLHDLNQACRYATHLIAMRDGAIVAQGAPADIITAELVQDVFDLQCRVVPDPESGTPLVVPAARRRSAPVTIAA; from the coding sequence ATCGTGAGCAGACTGCGCGCCGAAGGGCTGACGCTGGCGTACGACGCGCGCACGGTCGCCACCGGCCTGAGCGTCGAGATCCCCGACAACTCGTTCACCGTGATCGTCGGCCCGAACGCGTGCGGCAAGTCCACGCTGCTCCGCGCGCTCTCCCGCATGCTCAAGCCGAAGACCGGCACGGTGCTGCTGGACGGCAGGGGCATCGGGTCGTACCCGGCGAAGGAGGTCGCGCGCCGCCTCGGCCTGCTCCCGCAGACCTCGATCGCGCCGGACGGCATCACGGTCGCCGACCTGGTCGGCCGCGGCCGCTTCCCGCACCAGCGCCTGCTGCGCCAGTGGTCCCGCGAGGACGAGCGGGTGGTCGCGGAGGCGATGGCCGCGACCGGCGTCTCGGAGCTGTCCGGCCGCGTCGTCGACGAGCTCTCCGGCGGTCAGCGGCAGCGCGTGTGGCTGGCGATGGCGCTGGCCCAGCAGACCGACATCCTGCTGCTCGACGAGCCGACCACGTTCCTCGACATCACCCACCAGATCGAGGTGCTCGACCTCTGCGCCGACCTGCAGGAGGCCGGCCGCACCATGGTCGCGGTGCTGCACGACCTCAACCAGGCCTGCCGGTACGCCACGCATCTGATCGCCATGCGGGACGGCGCGATCGTGGCCCAGGGCGCACCGGCCGACATCATCACGGCCGAGCTGGTGCAGGACGTCTTCGACCTGCAGTGCCGCGTGGTGCCCGACCCGGAGTCCGGCACCCCGCTGGTCGTCCCGGCCGCCCGCCGCCGCTCCGCCCCGGTGACGATCGCCGCCTGA
- a CDS encoding transcriptional regulator gives MATRQTPEEIVATRQVSAGAVLEGRADLRFYHYKHLAVLSDGTVEPERLARLMAAVEHLDAYGWELVTLSPSTDARRLIAILRRRSLG, from the coding sequence ATGGCGACCCGGCAGACCCCCGAGGAGATCGTCGCGACCCGGCAGGTGTCGGCCGGCGCGGTGCTGGAGGGGCGCGCGGATCTGCGCTTCTACCACTACAAACACCTGGCCGTGCTGTCCGACGGGACGGTCGAGCCGGAGCGGCTGGCCCGGCTGATGGCCGCGGTGGAGCACCTCGACGCGTACGGCTGGGAGCTGGTCACGCTCTCCCCCTCGACCGATGCCCGGAGGTTGATCGCGATCCTGCGACGCCGTTCGTTAGGCTAG